Proteins from a single region of Penaeus monodon isolate SGIC_2016 chromosome 12, NSTDA_Pmon_1, whole genome shotgun sequence:
- the LOC119579470 gene encoding LOW QUALITY PROTEIN: uncharacterized protein LOC119579470 (The sequence of the model RefSeq protein was modified relative to this genomic sequence to represent the inferred CDS: deleted 1 base in 1 codon) produces the protein MDIQSSCDPINTRGQGEQEKRNQEVCENKEHEDHENKDDKCDRTKCQTSVATEKKPDREQGQGEIHRPETEKEESKEKTRENDVLKVLDCDVRGAVVTDKGEGAVLTSWAAEDLGKKGDNYLSSVKRVKAQVTIEECEEQLTYVAKVKMLFSDTFKEFSNMSFLKEHEFYTKLLPELNGVLAEAGLNPLRIPKFYHYSKSEEREIIMLEDLTARGFRMADRKKGLDVAHAVLVLQELARIHASSVLLQQKHPDEELRVRHKFLALDWTKNSKIPREDISAAISGDLLTAAGIAENSKGYEDVGRWLRELEPRGVDVFDEQLETRPPFAMLGHGDCWTNNFVFRYDDDGHPIEVMLLDLQLCRQGSPALDLQTLMYSSVNGALRRTSLPHFLQAYTASFDATVAAGGTSPLFTVEELTEEYNARTMYGVLMASMYIPLMVIDSEDAPDFTKVDDDKEFFADRAEEVVRTMDDNPLLGETMCSVFDEWIAMGLIS, from the exons A TGGACATTCAGTCATCATGTGATCCCATAAACACTCGGGGACAAGGTGAACAAGAGAAGAGGAACCAGGAAGTATGCGAGAACAAGGAACATGAAGATCACGAGAACAAGGATGACAAATGTGACAGAACAAAATGTCAAACGTCTGTGGCAACGGAGAAAAAACCGGATCGAGAGCAAGGACAGGGTGAGATCCATCGTCCagaaacggagaaggaagagagtaagGAAAAGACTCGGGAAAATGATGTCCTCAAAGTCCTGGACTGTGACGTCCGAGGAGCAGTGGTCACGGACAAGGGCGAGGGCGCCGTCTTGACCTCGTGGGCGGCGGAGGACCTGGGCAAAAAGGGAGACAATTACTTGAGTTCCGTTAAGCGCGTGAAGGCCCAGGTGACGATCGAAGAGTGCGAGGAACAGCTGACGTATGTTGCCAAAGTCAAGATGCTCTTTTCCGACACCTTTAAGGAGTTTTCCAACATGTCCTTCCTCAAAGAACACGAGTTCTACACGAAACTCTTGCCGGAACTGAACGGCGTGTTGGCGGAAGCAGGACTGAATCCCCTGCGAATTCCCAAATTCTACCACTACAGCAAATCCGAAGAGCGAGAGATAATCATGCTAGAGGACCTCACGGCTCGAGGTTTCCGGATGGCCGACCGCAAGAAGGGGCTGGACGTAGCCCACGCAGTGCTCGTCCTGCAGGAGCTGGCGAGAATCCACGCCTCTTCAGTCCTCCTGCAACAGAAACACCCAGATGAAGAACTTAGAGTCAGACACAAGTTCCTGGCACTCGACTGGACAAAGAATAGCAAAATACCGAGAGAAGACATCAGCGCTGCCATATCGGGAGACCTTCTGACGGCGGCAGGGATTGCGGAGAACTCTAAAGGGTACGAAGACGTGGGAAGATGGCTGAGGGAGCTAGAGCCTCGAGGAGTCGACGTCTTTGATGAACAGCTGGAGACGCGGCCGCCCTTCGCCATGCTCGGACACGGAGACTGCTGGACCAACAATTTTGTGTTTAG GTATGACGACGACGGCCATCCGATCGAGGTCATGCTGCTGGAC TTGCAGCTGTGCCGCCAGGGCTCCCCCGCCCTCGACCTCCAGACCTTGATGTACTCGAGCGTCAACGGCGCCTTGAGACGGACCTCCCTCCCACACTTCCTGCAGGCGTACACGGCCTCCTTCGACGCCACCGTAGCCGCAGGAGGGACTTCTCCGCTCTTCACCGTGGAGGAACTGACGGAGGAGTACAACGCAAGGACTATGTACGGCGTCCTCATGGCATCCATGTACATCCCCCTCATGGTGATCGACTCCGAGGACGCGCCGGACTTCACCAAGGTCGACGACGACAAGGAGTTCTTCGCAGATCGCGCGGAGGAGGTCGTGCGGACGATGGACGACAACCCGCTCTTGGGGGAGACGATGTGCAGCGTCTTCGATGAGTGGATCGCCATGGGTCTCATCTCCTGA